A window of the Streptomyces sp. NBC_00454 genome harbors these coding sequences:
- a CDS encoding NlpC/P60 family protein — MHSYGFPSLHSSPHRKPRARRHPSAPAAVVTTAALSSLGLLLPHQASAAPAPRPSVEEVRARVDELYQQAGTATQAYDAAAERTERQRALLSSLMDQVAATTVKLNETRRLLGSYAADRYRGSGALGGTATLLLAEDPQAFFTRAHLLNRLDGREDALLARYTRARAETAGRRREAAGVVADLEGAQEELRARKQEVQGRLSEANTLLAKLTAAQRAQVAGVRAPAGSGDLPADTPASVSGAKAVAFARAQLGKPYVWGATGPNSYDCSGLTQAAWRAAGVALPRTTWDQAEAAPRIATKDLRPGDLVFFYGDISHVGIYIGGGRMIHAPRPGAYVREDSVFYQPVHSSVRPG, encoded by the coding sequence GTGCATTCGTACGGATTCCCCTCGCTCCACTCCTCTCCCCACCGCAAGCCGCGCGCCCGAAGACATCCGAGCGCCCCCGCCGCCGTCGTCACGACCGCGGCCCTGTCCTCGTTAGGGCTGCTCCTCCCCCACCAGGCCTCGGCGGCGCCCGCGCCCCGCCCCTCGGTGGAGGAGGTACGGGCCCGCGTGGACGAGCTGTACCAGCAGGCGGGCACCGCCACCCAGGCCTACGACGCGGCCGCCGAGCGGACCGAGCGGCAGCGGGCCCTGCTCTCCTCGCTGATGGATCAGGTGGCCGCCACCACCGTGAAGCTGAACGAGACCCGGCGGCTGCTCGGCAGCTACGCGGCCGACCGGTACCGCGGCTCCGGCGCCCTCGGCGGGACCGCGACCCTGCTGCTGGCCGAGGACCCGCAGGCCTTCTTCACCCGGGCCCACCTGCTGAACCGGCTCGACGGCCGCGAGGACGCGCTGCTCGCGCGGTACACGCGGGCCAGGGCGGAGACGGCGGGCCGGCGCCGGGAGGCGGCCGGGGTCGTCGCGGACCTCGAGGGCGCGCAGGAGGAGTTACGGGCGCGCAAGCAGGAGGTGCAGGGCCGGCTCTCCGAGGCGAACACCCTGCTGGCGAAGCTCACGGCGGCGCAGCGGGCGCAGGTGGCGGGCGTACGGGCCCCCGCGGGCTCGGGGGACCTGCCCGCCGACACCCCCGCTTCGGTGTCCGGCGCCAAGGCGGTGGCCTTCGCCCGGGCCCAGCTCGGGAAGCCGTACGTCTGGGGCGCGACCGGCCCGAACTCGTACGACTGCTCCGGACTGACCCAGGCCGCCTGGCGTGCGGCGGGCGTCGCGCTGCCCCGTACCACCTGGGACCAGGCCGAGGCGGCGCCGCGGATCGCGACGAAGGACCTGCGCCCCGGTGACCTGGTGTTCTTCTACGGGGACATCAGTCATGTCGGGATCTACATCGGCGGCGGCCGCATGATCCACGCCCCGCGGCCGGGTGCGTACGTCCGCGAGGACTCGGTCTTCTACCAGCCGGTCCACAGCAGCGTCCGGCCGGGCTGA
- a CDS encoding alpha/beta fold hydrolase, translating to MGLSTSGAALRAGLLEAIVLGGHILMYPTGIRQERRPATTGERPPVLLLHGFTDNRSVFVLLRRALGAGGRRQVETYNYSPFTLDLRVTARHLALRIEELCERTGQERVDLVGHSLGGLVGRYYVQRLGGDARVRMLVTLGTPHSGTRVAPFMDAHPLVRQMRPDSEVMAELRAPAPGCRTRCVAFWSEFDELMDPTETARIEHPDLLAENVQVTGIGHLALPAHPTVIAAVRRALDGPGPAALAHPGAASVA from the coding sequence ATGGGGCTGTCCACGTCCGGGGCCGCGCTGCGGGCCGGCCTACTGGAAGCGATCGTGCTCGGCGGGCACATCCTGATGTATCCCACGGGGATCCGCCAGGAGCGACGGCCCGCCACTACCGGCGAGCGTCCGCCCGTCCTGCTCCTGCACGGGTTCACGGACAACCGCTCCGTCTTCGTCCTGCTGCGCCGCGCCCTCGGGGCGGGCGGCCGACGGCAGGTGGAGACGTACAACTACTCGCCCTTCACCCTGGACCTGCGCGTCACCGCCCGCCATCTGGCCCTCCGCATCGAGGAGCTGTGCGAGCGCACCGGGCAGGAGCGGGTGGACCTGGTGGGGCACAGCCTCGGCGGGCTGGTGGGGCGGTACTACGTCCAGCGGCTCGGCGGCGACGCCCGCGTCCGCATGCTCGTCACGCTCGGAACCCCACATTCCGGAACCCGCGTCGCGCCCTTCATGGACGCACATCCGCTGGTCCGGCAGATGCGCCCCGACTCCGAGGTGATGGCCGAGCTGCGCGCACCCGCGCCCGGCTGCCGGACGCGCTGCGTGGCGTTCTGGAGCGAGTTCGACGAGTTGATGGACCCGACCGAGACGGCCCGCATCGAGCATCCGGACCTGCTCGCGGAGAACGTGCAGGTCACCGGCATCGGACACCTCGCCCTGCCCGCGCACCCCACGGTCATCGCGGCGGTCCGGCGCGCACTCGACGGGCCCGGCCCGGCCGCCCTCGCCCACCCCGGCGCGGCCTCCGTCGCCTGA
- a CDS encoding class F sortase: MPRHQERTKPRGGWGVVAVVALSGTFLLTNGLDANGGPPQPANAATLVTDPVHDEAARRLPPAPAPLRPSPPTRIRVPSVQVDAPVTRVGLDAEGWVDAPPPQDKNLAGWYEGSPAPGAQGTTVIDGHVDNQQGPAVFYNLGSLKQGQHIEVDRQDGSTAVFTVYGIEVVGKSAFPAQRVYGSKGAPELRVITCGGGFSKKTGYDGNVVVFARLTSIRK, translated from the coding sequence ATGCCCCGCCACCAGGAGCGTACGAAGCCTCGCGGCGGCTGGGGCGTCGTCGCCGTGGTCGCCCTCAGCGGCACGTTCCTCCTCACCAACGGCCTCGACGCGAACGGCGGTCCGCCGCAGCCCGCGAACGCCGCCACCCTGGTCACCGACCCCGTCCACGACGAGGCCGCCCGCCGCCTCCCGCCGGCCCCCGCGCCGCTGAGGCCCTCCCCGCCGACCCGGATCCGGGTGCCCTCCGTACAGGTCGACGCCCCCGTCACCCGCGTCGGACTCGACGCCGAGGGCTGGGTGGACGCCCCGCCGCCACAGGACAAGAACCTGGCCGGCTGGTACGAGGGCTCCCCCGCCCCCGGTGCGCAGGGCACCACCGTGATCGACGGCCACGTGGACAACCAGCAGGGCCCGGCGGTCTTCTACAACCTCGGCTCGCTCAAGCAGGGCCAGCACATCGAGGTGGACCGGCAGGACGGCAGTACCGCCGTGTTCACGGTGTACGGCATCGAGGTCGTCGGCAAGAGCGCGTTCCCGGCCCAGCGCGTCTACGGCTCCAAGGGCGCGCCGGAGCTCCGCGTGATCACCTGCGGCGGCGGCTTCTCGAAGAAGACGGGGTACGACGGCAATGTCGTCGTCTTCGCCCGCCTGACATCGATCCGAAAATAG
- the pcrA gene encoding DNA helicase PcrA: MSSLFDDSFLADLSPSDEVPPPPEEHAAPETGADDLFGGRFDMPMSGDAYYRDGAPRPVIDPAALLDGLNAEQRAAVVHAGSPLLIVAGAGSGKTRVLTHRIGHLLGARGVHPGQILAITFTNKAAGEMKERVEGLVGPRANAMWVSTFHSACVRILRRESKRLGFTSSFSIYDAADSKRLMALVCRDLDLDPKKFPPKAFNAKISNLKNELIDEDAFAGQAVDGFEKTLAQAYAMYQGRLREANALDFDDIIMTTVHLLQAFPEVAEHYRRRFRHVLVDEYQDTNHAQYTLVRELVGTGYPDLPPAELCVVGDADQSIYAFRGATIRNILQFEEDYADATTILLEQNYRSTQTILSAANAVIERNENRRAKNLWTEAGTGAVITGYVADTEHDEAQFIADEIDRLTDAGDAKAGDVAIFYRTNAQSRVFEEIFIRVGLPYKVVGGVRFYERKEVRDVLAYLRVLANPEDNVPLRRILNVPKRGIGERAEAMIDALGMREKITFPQALRRVDEAFGMAARSTNAVKRFNVLMEELRTIVDSGAGPAVVLEAVLERTGYLAELQASTDPQDETRIENLQELAAVALEFEQAREAAAAEAAENGGPPVGPGTLSEFLEQVALVADSDQIPDEDTDGNGVITLMTLHTAKGLEFPVVFLTGMEDGVFPHMRALGQAKELEEERRLAYVGITRARERLYLTRSSMRSAWGTPSYNPPSRFLEEIPAEYLQWKRTGAAQKPAGPMRSSGYGSSGSGGGGSKSSFGTSPESFLSSSRSKSGPSGFATRRASDKPVIALVVGDRVTHDQFGLGTVMEVKGAGADAQATIDFGDEKPKRLLLRYAPVQKL, encoded by the coding sequence ATGAGCAGCCTCTTTGACGACAGCTTCCTGGCCGACCTCTCCCCCTCCGACGAGGTCCCGCCGCCGCCCGAGGAACACGCCGCCCCCGAGACGGGCGCGGACGATCTCTTCGGGGGCCGGTTCGACATGCCCATGAGTGGGGACGCGTACTACCGGGACGGCGCCCCCAGGCCCGTCATCGACCCGGCGGCGCTCCTCGACGGGCTGAACGCGGAGCAGCGCGCCGCCGTGGTGCACGCGGGATCCCCGCTGCTCATCGTGGCCGGCGCCGGCTCCGGCAAGACGCGCGTGCTGACGCACCGCATCGGCCACCTGCTCGGCGCGCGCGGGGTCCACCCCGGCCAGATCCTGGCGATCACCTTCACCAACAAGGCCGCCGGCGAGATGAAGGAGCGCGTCGAGGGCCTCGTCGGCCCGCGCGCCAACGCCATGTGGGTCTCCACCTTCCACAGCGCGTGCGTCCGCATCCTGCGCCGCGAGTCCAAGCGGCTCGGTTTCACCTCCTCGTTCTCGATCTACGACGCGGCCGACTCGAAGCGGCTGATGGCGCTCGTCTGCCGCGATCTGGACCTGGACCCGAAGAAGTTCCCGCCGAAGGCCTTCAACGCCAAGATCTCGAACCTGAAGAACGAGCTGATCGACGAGGACGCCTTCGCCGGCCAGGCCGTGGACGGCTTCGAGAAGACCCTGGCCCAGGCGTACGCGATGTACCAGGGTCGGCTGCGCGAGGCGAACGCCCTCGACTTCGACGACATCATCATGACCACGGTCCACCTGCTCCAGGCCTTCCCGGAGGTCGCCGAGCACTACCGGCGCCGCTTCCGGCACGTGCTGGTCGACGAGTACCAGGACACCAACCACGCCCAGTACACGCTCGTGCGCGAACTGGTCGGCACCGGGTACCCGGACCTGCCGCCGGCCGAGCTGTGCGTCGTGGGTGACGCCGACCAGTCGATCTACGCCTTCCGCGGCGCGACCATCCGCAACATCCTCCAGTTCGAAGAGGACTACGCGGACGCCACGACGATCCTGCTGGAGCAGAACTACCGCTCCACGCAGACGATCCTGTCCGCCGCCAACGCGGTCATCGAGCGCAACGAGAACCGCCGCGCGAAGAACCTGTGGACCGAGGCCGGCACGGGCGCGGTGATCACCGGCTACGTCGCGGACACCGAGCACGACGAGGCCCAGTTCATCGCCGACGAGATCGACCGGCTGACGGACGCGGGCGACGCGAAGGCCGGCGACGTCGCGATCTTCTACCGGACCAACGCGCAGTCCCGCGTGTTCGAGGAGATCTTCATCCGCGTCGGACTGCCCTACAAGGTCGTCGGCGGCGTGCGCTTCTACGAGCGCAAGGAGGTCCGGGACGTCCTCGCGTACCTGCGCGTCCTGGCCAACCCCGAGGACAACGTCCCGCTCCGCCGCATCCTGAACGTGCCCAAGCGCGGTATCGGCGAGCGCGCGGAAGCGATGATCGACGCCCTCGGCATGCGCGAGAAGATCACCTTCCCGCAGGCGCTGCGCCGCGTGGACGAGGCCTTCGGCATGGCCGCCCGCTCGACCAACGCCGTCAAGCGCTTCAACGTGCTGATGGAAGAGCTCCGCACGATCGTCGACTCGGGCGCGGGCCCGGCAGTGGTCCTGGAAGCGGTCCTGGAGCGTACGGGCTACCTCGCCGAGCTCCAGGCCTCGACCGACCCGCAGGACGAGACGCGCATCGAGAACCTCCAGGAACTGGCCGCCGTGGCGCTCGAGTTCGAGCAGGCCCGGGAGGCCGCCGCGGCGGAGGCCGCCGAGAACGGCGGGCCGCCCGTGGGCCCCGGCACGCTGTCGGAGTTCCTGGAACAGGTCGCGCTGGTCGCCGACTCCGACCAGATCCCGGACGAGGACACCGACGGCAACGGCGTCATCACCCTCATGACCCTGCACACCGCCAAGGGCCTCGAATTCCCGGTGGTCTTCCTGACCGGCATGGAGGACGGGGTCTTCCCGCACATGCGGGCGCTGGGCCAGGCCAAGGAACTCGAGGAGGAGCGCCGCCTCGCGTACGTGGGCATCACCCGGGCGCGCGAGCGCCTGTACCTGACGCGCTCCTCCATGCGCAGCGCCTGGGGCACCCCCTCGTACAACCCGCCGTCGCGGTTCCTCGAGGAGATCCCGGCCGAGTACCTGCAGTGGAAGCGGACGGGCGCGGCGCAGAAGCCGGCGGGCCCGATGCGGAGCTCTGGGTACGGGTCCTCGGGCTCGGGCGGTGGCGGATCGAAGAGCTCGTTCGGGACCTCGCCGGAGTCGTTCCTGTCCTCGTCGCGGTCGAAGTCGGGCCCGTCCGGGTTCGCTACGCGCCGGGCCTCCGACAAGCCGGTCATCGCGCTGGTGGTCGGGGACCGGGTCACGCACGACCAGTTCGGGCTGGGCACCGTCATGGAGGTCAAGGGGGCGGGCGCCGACGCGCAGGCCACCATCGACTTCGGGGACGAGAAGCCGAAGCGGCTGCTGCTGCGGTACGCGCCGGTGCAGAAGCTCTAG
- a CDS encoding M23 family metallopeptidase, which produces MNDRPSSGQYPNLGYDGLSTTTFAGDSAYTSQESQGQGYNYAAYGSYETGSYDTGSYDTGGYETTAWTTPQSSYPQQPQAGYDTADGYDGYLSTVPAQAVSTDYQPTAFGYDASAEQTGHWSVPGYAAETGTYDATAWNTGAQQQEQEQQQGYSYGYEQPQEQAQAQQYAYEYETYSAYEEPASASYTETSVFGVIADEVTGEFAFEPELDDDGEAAEFRVHDLPTQAMPVTLAAPAAPRPSRRAGKSGSAGKSGSAAKSGSASAAAGGGNNRRRTPAKRSALLTVAVPSACVMGVAGVAAASVGGLTGPQKPSEETTTMAAPDPASIKPVAANSKLDTQLTALSADAGDFADRASRTQERIDLRLRQDEEKKKKAEEEAAKEAARPKFVLPVEQHGLSAGFGQAGVNWMSVHTGIDFPVSYGTSVMAATDGTVRSQWNSAYGNMVILTAPDGTETWYCHLSSAKIRSGKVKAGDVIAYSGNSGNSTGPHLHFEVRPGGGTPVDPQAWLRSHGLDPN; this is translated from the coding sequence GTGAACGACCGCCCATCGTCGGGCCAGTACCCCAATCTTGGGTACGACGGCCTTTCCACCACCACTTTCGCTGGTGATTCCGCGTACACATCCCAGGAATCACAGGGTCAGGGCTATAACTACGCCGCCTATGGCTCGTACGAAACCGGTTCCTACGACACCGGTTCCTACGACACCGGCGGGTACGAAACGACCGCCTGGACCACCCCGCAGAGCAGCTATCCCCAGCAGCCGCAGGCCGGTTACGACACCGCCGACGGTTACGACGGATACCTCTCGACCGTCCCCGCCCAGGCCGTCTCCACGGACTACCAGCCCACCGCCTTCGGCTACGACGCCTCCGCCGAACAGACCGGCCACTGGTCGGTCCCGGGCTACGCCGCCGAAACCGGCACCTACGACGCCACCGCCTGGAACACCGGCGCGCAGCAGCAGGAACAGGAACAGCAGCAGGGCTACTCGTACGGCTACGAGCAGCCGCAGGAACAGGCGCAGGCCCAGCAGTACGCGTACGAGTACGAGACGTACTCCGCGTACGAGGAGCCCGCGTCCGCGTCCTACACCGAGACCTCCGTCTTCGGGGTCATCGCCGACGAAGTCACCGGCGAGTTCGCGTTCGAACCCGAGCTCGATGACGACGGCGAGGCCGCCGAGTTCCGCGTGCACGACCTCCCCACCCAGGCCATGCCCGTCACGCTCGCGGCCCCGGCCGCGCCGCGCCCCTCGCGCCGCGCCGGCAAGTCCGGCAGCGCCGGAAAGTCGGGCAGCGCCGCCAAGTCCGGCAGCGCGAGTGCGGCCGCCGGCGGTGGCAACAACCGCCGCCGCACCCCCGCGAAGCGTTCCGCCCTGCTGACCGTGGCCGTGCCCTCCGCCTGCGTGATGGGCGTCGCGGGTGTCGCCGCCGCCTCCGTGGGCGGACTGACCGGTCCGCAGAAGCCTTCCGAGGAAACGACCACGATGGCCGCGCCCGACCCGGCGTCCATCAAGCCGGTCGCGGCGAACAGCAAGCTGGATACGCAGCTCACGGCGCTGAGCGCCGACGCGGGCGATTTCGCGGACCGTGCGAGCCGTACCCAGGAGCGCATCGACCTGCGCCTGCGCCAGGACGAGGAAAAGAAGAAGAAGGCGGAGGAGGAGGCGGCCAAGGAAGCGGCGCGCCCCAAGTTCGTTCTCCCCGTCGAGCAGCACGGCCTCAGCGCGGGCTTCGGCCAGGCCGGCGTCAACTGGATGTCCGTGCACACGGGCATCGACTTCCCGGTGTCCTACGGGACTTCGGTCATGGCCGCCACCGACGGCACCGTGCGCAGCCAGTGGAACAGCGCCTACGGCAACATGGTGATACTCACCGCGCCCGACGGCACCGAGACCTGGTACTGCCACCTCAGCAGCGCCAAGATCCGCTCCGGCAAGGTCAAGGCCGGCGATGTGATCGCGTACTCCGGCAACTCCGGCAACTCCACCGGGCCGCACCTCCACTTCGAGGTGCGTCCGGGCGGCGGCACCCCGGTCGATCCCCAGGCATGGCTCCGCAGCCACGGCCTGGACCCGAACTAA
- a CDS encoding cobalamin B12-binding domain-containing protein codes for MGVTGPIRVVVAKPGLDGHDRGAKVIARALRDAGMEVIYTGLHQTPEQIVDTAIQEDADAIGLSILSGAHNTLFARVLELLAERDAADIKVFGGGIIPEADIAPLKEKGVAEIFTPGATTTEIVAWVNGHVRQAS; via the coding sequence ATGGGTGTGACCGGTCCGATCCGTGTGGTGGTGGCCAAGCCGGGTCTCGACGGCCACGACCGGGGCGCCAAGGTGATCGCGCGGGCCCTGCGTGACGCGGGCATGGAGGTCATCTACACCGGCCTCCACCAGACCCCCGAACAGATCGTGGACACCGCGATCCAGGAAGACGCCGACGCGATCGGCCTGTCGATCCTCTCGGGAGCGCACAACACGCTGTTCGCGCGCGTGCTGGAACTCCTCGCGGAGCGCGACGCGGCGGACATCAAGGTGTTCGGCGGCGGGATCATTCCGGAGGCGGACATCGCTCCGCTGAAGGAGAAGGGCGTGGCGGAGATCTTCACCCCGGGCGCGACGACCACGGAGATCGTGGCCTGGGTGAACGGGCACGTCCGACAGGCGTCGTAG